A stretch of Acropora palmata chromosome 9, jaAcrPala1.3, whole genome shotgun sequence DNA encodes these proteins:
- the LOC141893149 gene encoding tetratricopeptide repeat protein 28-like: MRSYLESNDEWKINFRGLYEETYTALWRSLLRIEKVNEALLAAEQGRAQALSDNLLTQYKLRAAFLSGTKTDTKAKISCLFTELSTPTVFLAIEGLNINIWFLSRRNKVVFRKLRIEGDRTEKDPIHTLVQSSFEKIGTEDIVRCEDRTLYELDNESPFCIDVPGEGAGKPPLPPLENPFKPFYDAVIDPIVDMLGHQDDELVIVSDGALCLTPWAAVIEMIKIRIVPSLISYQLILSASLGYHKKRGALLVGNPCLKQLKKPEQDLPCAQEEVEMIARILNTRPLTGRQATKAEVMKRMSSVGLIHIAAHGNKRTGEIALSPNPGWISKFPQKKDFILKMSDVQATNLRASLVVLSCCHSGRGRILKGEGVVGIARAFLAAGARSVLVSLWAIDDEATMVFMKRLYQHLREGKTVSAAVYQSMKSLRESEEFSETRYWAPFQLIGDDVKIEFEAVDDIKK; this comes from the coding sequence ATGAGATCTTACTTGGAGTCCAACGATgaatggaaaataaactttcgtgGACTGTACGAAGAGACGTACACTGCTTTATGGAGGTCGTTGCTAAGAATTGAAAAGGTTAATGAAGCTTTGCTTGCGGCTGAACAAGGACGAGCACAGGCTTTGTCTGACAATTTGTTGACTCAATATAAACTTCGAGCTGCTTTCTTGTCAGGTACCAAAACTGACACCAAAGCGAAGATATCTTGCCTCTTTACAGAGCTTTCTACACCAACTGTTTTTCTAGCAATTGAAGGACTCAATATCAACATCTGGTTTCTGAGCAGGAGAAACAAAGTAGTATTCCGAAAATTGAGAATAGAGGGTGATAGGACAGAAAAAGATCCCATACACACCTTAGTGCAATcatcttttgaaaaaattggaaCTGAAGATATAGTACGATGTGAAGATCGCACACTTTATGAACTCGACAATGAAAGCCCGTTTTGTATAGATGTGCCAGGCGAAGGAGCTGGAAAACCACCATTGCCGCCTTTGGAAAATCCCTTTAAGCCATTTTATGATGCAGTTATTGATCCAATTGTTGACATGCTTGGACATCAAGACGACGAGCTGGTCATTGTTTCTGATGGTGCGCTATGCCTTACCCCGTGGGCCGCAGTCATTGAAATGATTAAGATTCGCATTGTTCCGTCACTTAtaagttatcaattgatcttaaGCGCATCTTTAGGGTATCACAAGAAAAGAGGGGCGCTTTTGGTCGGTAATCCGTGCTTAAAACAGTTGAAGAAACCGGAACAAGACTTACCATGTGCTCAAGAGGaagtagaaatgattgcaagAATTCTCAACACCAGACCTCTAACAGGAagacaggcaacaaaagctgaagttaTGAAACggatgtcgtcagttggtttaattcaCATTGCTGCCCACGGAAACAAGCGCACTGGAGAAATTGCCTTGTCTCCAAACCCTGGATGGATTTCAAAGTTCCCTCAAAAAaaggatttcattttgaaaatgtccgaTGTGCAAGCAACCAATCTTCGAGCTAGTCTTGTGGTGTTAAGTTGCTGTCATAGTGGAAGAGGCAGAATCTTGAAGGGTgagggtgtggtcggtatcgcaCGAGCCTTCTTagcagctggtgctcgttctgtgttggtgtCCCTTTGGGCAATAGATGACGAGGCTACCATGGTGTTCATGAAACGTCTCTACCAACACCTGAGGGAAGGAAAAACTGTCAGTGCTGCTGTTTACCAATCGATGAAATCCCTTCGTGAATCTGAGGAGTTTTCTGAGACGAGGTACTGGGCTCCCttccaacttatcggagatgacGTCAAGATTGAATTCGAGGCGGTTGATGACATCAAAAAATGA